Proteins from a single region of Scylla paramamosain isolate STU-SP2022 chromosome 35, ASM3559412v1, whole genome shotgun sequence:
- the LOC135090644 gene encoding glycine, alanine and asparagine-rich protein-like, whose amino-acid sequence MKTMRQLVFAALIGACLAVNLNYLTPTNGFNGNGANGNGYNGNGVNGNGFNGNGRNGNGNGVTGNGYNGNGVNGNGFNGNGVNGNGYNGNGVNGNGFNGNGVNGNGYNGNGVNGNGFTNGVNGNGYGNGNGFNGNGFNGVVNGYGVDPITALSSAIGGGGVAGVDYPILASVPFTGFSCAGQIPGYYADTAPEAGCQVFHICQADGRQDSFLCPNGTVFNQQYFVCDWWYNFDCSTAAQFYGLNANIGVVNGANGYGSSSVVNGIINGNGILNNRGNGYGNGNGANGNGFVNGNGYGYRNGANGNGVNGVNGANGYNGVNGNGANGYNGNGVNGINGNGANGYNGNGVNGINGNGANGYNGNGVNGNGANGYNGNGANGFNGNGVNGVNGNGANGNGYGYRNGNGVNGVNGANGYNGNGVNGNGANGYNGNGANGFNGNGANGYNGNGANGANGFNGNGANGANGFNGNGANGRNGYGNRNGVNGNGNGRPNGLYQTPAF is encoded by the exons ATGAAGACGATGCGGCAGCTGGTGTTCGCAG CTCTGATCGGAGCCTGCCTGGCGGTCAACCTTAATTACCTGACACCCACCAACGGCTTCAACGGCAACGGCGCCAACGGGAATGGATACAACGGCAATGGTGTCAACGGCAATGGCTTTAACGGAAACGGCCGCAACGGTAATGGCAACGGCGTCACTGGCAATGGATACAACGGCAATGGAGTTAACGGAAATGGGTTCAACGGGAATGGCGTGAACGGGAATGGCTACAACGGGAATGGCGTGAACGGGAATGGCTTCAACGGAAACGGTGTCAACGGGAATGGCTACAATGGCAATGGAGTGAACGGCAACGGATTCACCAACGGAGTCAACGGTAACGGATATGGCAACGGCAACGGTTTCAACGGCAACGGGTTCAACGGTGTTGTTAATGGGTACGGCGTGGACCCCATCACCGCCCTCAGCAGTGCCATCGGCGGCGGCGGAGTGGCGGGAGTCGACTACCCCATCCTTGCCTCCGTTCCCTTCACTGGCTTCTCCTGCGCTGGTCAGATTCCCGGGTACTACGCCGACACCGCCCCCGAGGCTGGCTGccag GTGTTCCACATCTGCCAAGCTGACGGCCGCCAGGACTCCTTCCTCTGCCCCAACGGCACCGTGTTCAACCAGCAGTACTTCGTGTGTGACTGGTGGTACAACTTCGACTGCTCCACCGCCGCCCAGTTCTACGGCCTCAACGCAAACATCGGAGTCGTCAACGGCGCCAACGGATACGGCAGCAGCAGCGTGGTCAACGGTATCATCAACGGTAACGGAATCCTGAACAACAGAGGCAACGGCTATGGCAATGGAAATGGCGCCAACGGCAATGGATTCGTCAATGGCAACGGATATGGCTACAGGAACGGCGCCAACGGCAACGGAGTTAATGGCGTGAACGGTGCCAACGGATACAACGGAGTCAACGGCAACGGTGCTAACGGATACAACGGTAACGGAGTCAACGGGATTAATGGTAACGGTGCCAACGGATACAACGGTAACGGAGTCAACGGGATTAATGGTAACGGTGCCAACGGATACAACGGAAACGGAGTCAACGGCAATGGCGCCAACGGATACAACGGAAACGGTGCCAACGGTTTCAACGGCAATGGAGTCAACGGAGTCAATGGCAATGGCGCCAACGGAAACGGCTATGGATACAGGAATGGCAACGGAGTTAATGGCGTGAACGGTGCCAACGGATACAACGGAAACGGAGTCAACGGCAATGGCGCCAACGGATACAACGGAAACGGTGCCAACGGTTTCAACGGCAACGGCGCCAACGGATACAACGGCAACGGCGCCAACGGAGCTAACGGTTTCAACGGCAACGGCGCCAACGGAGCTAACGGTTTCAACGGCAACGGCGCCAACGGAAGGAACGGTTACGGCAACAGGAACGGTGTCAACGGCAATGGCAACGGAAGGCCAAACGGGCTGTACCAAACACCAGCATTctaa
- the LOC135090646 gene encoding uncharacterized PE-PGRS family protein PE_PGRS54-like, translating into MRVATCLILPVLLGVCFASRLNGHSHGNGNGNGNGNGFTYGANGNGNGANGNGRYRNGNGNGVNGNGAVNGNGYTNGNGRRNGLTRYGLPNGNGYTNGANGNGAANGNGYTNGNGAVNGNGYTNGNGAVNGNGNGAVNGNGYTNGNGAVNGNGFTNGVNGNGYTNGNGAVNGNGNGAVNGNGNGNGYSYQPPSVPVNLYQTPGSNGNGAVNGNGAVNGNGYTNGVNGNGGVNGNGYTNGVNGNGAVNGNGYSNGVNGNGAVNGNGYSNGVNGNGAVNGNGYSNGVNGNGAVNGNGYSNGRVNGNGAVNGNGYSNGVNGNGAVNGNGYSNGRVNGNGAVNGNGYSNGRVNGNGAVNGNGYSNGRVNGNGAVNGNGYSNGRVNGNGAVNGNGYSNGRVNGNGAVNGNGYSNGRVNGNGAVNGNGYSNGRVNGNGAVNGNGYSNGRVNGNGYSNGRVNGNGAVNGNGYSNGRVNGTVLSTAMVTPMESTVME; encoded by the exons ATGAGGGTCGCTACCTGTCTCATCCTTCcag ttCTTCTCGGGGTCTGCTTCGCTTCAAGACTGAATGGACACAGTCATGGCAACGGTAATGGCAACGGCAACGGCAACGGCTTCACCTATGGCGCTAACGGCAACGGGAATGGTGCCAACGGCAACGGAAGATACAGAAATGGAAACGGGAACGGTGTGAACGGCAATGGTGCCGTTAATGGCAACGGTTACACCAACGGAAACGGAAGGAGAAACGGATTAACCAGATACGGGCTTCCCAATGGCAACGGTTATACTAATGGTGCTAATGGCAACGGTGCTGCGAATGGCAATGGCTACACCAACGGCAACGGTGCTGTCAACGGCAACGGCTACACGAACGGCAACGGTGCTGTCAACGGCAACGGCAACGGTGCTGTCAACGGCAACGGTTACACCAACGGCAACGGTGCTGTCAACGGCAACGGTTTTACCAACGGAGTCAACGGCAACGGCTACACGAACGGCAACGGTGCTGTGAACGGCAACGGTAACGGTGCTGTTAACGGAAATGGTAATGGCAACGGGTACTCCTACCAGCCCCCTAGTGTACCTGTGAACCTGTACCAGACCCCAGGCAGCAACGGCAACGGTGCTGTGAACGGCAACGGCGCTGTTAACGGAAATGGTTACACCAACGGTGTCAACGGCAACGGCGGTGTCAACGGAAACGGTTACACCAACGGTGTCAACGGCAACGGCGCTGTTAACGGAAACGGTTACTCCAACGGTGTCAACGGCAACGGCGCTGTTAACGGAAACGGTTACTCCAACGGTGTCAACGGCAACGGCGCTGTTAACGGAAACGGTTACTCCAACGGTGTCAACGGCAACGGCGCTGTTAACGGAAACGGTTACTCCAACGGTCGCGTCAACGGCAACGGTGCCGTTAATGGAAACGGTTACTCCAACGGTGTCAACGGCAACGGTGCTGTTAATGGAAATGGTTACTCCAACGGCCGCGTCAACGGAAATGGAGCCGTTAACGGAAACGGTTATTCTAACGGTCGCGTGAACGGAAACGGTGCCGTTAACGGAAACGGTTACTCCAATGGCCGCGTCAACGGAAATGGCGCCGTTAACGGAAATGGTTACTCCAATGGCCGCGTCAACGGAAATGGCGCCGTTAACGGAAATGGTTACTCCAATGGCCGCGTCAACGGGAATGGCGCCGTTAACGGAAACGGTTACTCCAATGGCCGCGTCAACGGAAATGGCGCCGTTAACGGAAATGGTTACTCCAATGGCCGCGTCAACGGCAACGGTGCTGTCAACGGTAATGGTTATTCCAACGGTCGCGTCAACGGTAACGGTTACTCTAACGGGCGTGTCAATGGAAACGGTGCTGTGAATGGTAACGGTTACTCAAACGGTCGCGTCAACGGAACGGTGCTGTCAACGGCAATGGTTACACCAATGGAGTCAACGGTAATGGAGTGA
- the LOC135090415 gene encoding uncharacterized protein LOC135090415, producing the protein MVVTETTHRRKHANIPLSLPEYPNAHQSASKKPDHSQSESRDPTNPHSGLQDTQSAPQDPNASLDKQKDYYYPPINIQDHNTLQSGPQEPNISQSGPKTLILLSFVLKTIILFSQTLKTIIKSWAPKIPVLQRQVPKTFSPQYPDTPQSGPQERNAPQSGPEDPDTLQSGPQDHNSPQFGSQHPNTPHSDTEVSNAPQSDQQDRDSP; encoded by the exons ATGGTTGTTACAGAAACCACTCACAGGAGGAAGC ACGCTAATATTCCTCTGTCTCTTCCCGAATACCCTAATGCTCATCAGTCTGCTTCCAAAAAGCCTGATCATTCTCAGTCTGAGTCTCGAGATCCTACTAATCCTCATTCTGGTCTCCAAGACACTCAGTCTGCTCCCCAAGATCCCAATGCTTCtctagataaacagaaagactaTTACTATCCTCCAATTAATATTCAAGACCATAATACTCTTCAGTCTGGTCCCCAAGAACCTAATATTTCTCAGTCTGGTCCCAAGACCCTAATACTCCTCAGTTTCGTTCTCAAGACAATAATACTCTTCAGCCAGACCCTCAAGACAATAATAAAGAGTTGGGCCCCGAAGATCCCAGTACTCCAAAGGCAAGTTCCCAAGACC TTTAGTCCCCAATACCCTGATACTCCGCAATCTGGTCCCCAAGAACGTAATGCTCCTCAGTCTGGTCCTGAGGACCCAGATACTCTTCAGTCTGGTCCCCAAGACCATAATTCTCCTCAGTTTGGTTCCCAGCACCCTAATACTCCTCATTCTGATACTGAGGTCTCTAATGCTCCTCAGTCTGATCAACAAGACCGTGATAGTCCTTAG
- the LOC135090437 gene encoding N66 matrix protein-like, with product MRVAACLILPVLLGVCFASRLNGNSHGNGNGNGNGNGFTYGVNRNGNGANGNGRYRNGNGNGVNGNGYTNGNGAVNGNGNGAVNGNGYTNGNGAVNGNGNGAVNGNGNGNGYSYQPPSVPVNLYQTPGSNGNGAINGNGYTNGVNGNGAVNGNGYTNGVNGNGAVNGNGYTNGVNGNGAVNRNGYSNGVNGNGAVNGNGYSNGVNGNGAVNGNGYSNGRVNGNGAVNGNGYSNGRVNGNGAVNGNGYSNGRVNGNGAVNGNGYSNGRVNGNGAVNGNGYSNGRVNGNGYSNGRVNGNGAVNGNGYSNGRVNGNGYSNGRVNGNGAVNGNGYTNGVSGNGVNGNGYTNGVNGNGAVNGNGYTNGVNGNGVNGNGYTNGVNGNGAVNGKRLHQRC from the exons ATGAGGGTCGCTGCCTGTCTCATCCTCCCAG TTCTTCTCGGGGTCTGCTTCGCTTCAAGACTGAATGGAAACAGTCATGGCAACGGTAATGGCAACGGCAACGGTAACGGCTTCACCTATGGCGTTAACAGAAACGGGAATGGCGCCAACGGCAACGGAAGATACAGAAATGGAAACGGGAACGGTGTGAACGGCAACGGCTATACGAACGGCAATGGTGCTGTGAACGGCAACGGCAACGGTGCTGTCAACGGCAACGGCTACACGAACGGCAACGGTGCTGTGAACGGCAACGGTAACGGTGCCGTTAACGGAAATGGTAACGGCAACGGGTACTCCTACCAGCCCCCTAGTGTACCTGTGAACCTGTACCAGACCCCAGGCAGCAACGGCAACGGTGCTATCAATGGCAACGGGTACACCAACGGTGTCAACGGCAACGGCGCTGTTAACGGAAACGGTTACACCAACGGTGTCAACGGCAACGGCGCTGTTAACGGAAACGGTTACACCAACGGTGTCAACGGCAACGGCGCTGTTAACAGGAACGGTTACTCCAACGGTGTCAACGGCAACGGCGCTGTTAACGGAAACGGTTACTCCAACGGTGTCAACGGCAACGGCGCTGTTAACGGAAACGGTTACTCCAACGGCCGCGTCAACGGTAACGGCGCCGTTAATGGAAACGGTTACTCCAACGGCCGCGTCAACGGAAATGGCGCCGTTAACGGAAATGGTTACTCCAATGGCCGCGTGAATGGAAATGGCGCCGTTAACGGAAATGGTTACTCCAATGGCCGCGTCAACGGCAACGGTGCTGTCAACGGTAATGGTTATTCCAACGGTCGCGTCAACGGTAACGGTTACTCCAACGGGCGTGTCAACGGAAACGGTGCTGTGAACGGTAACGGTTACTCAAACGGTCGCGTTAACGGAAACGGTTACTCAAACGGTCGCGTCAACGGCAACGGTGCTGTCAACGGCAATGGTTACACCAATGGAGTCAGCGGTAATGGAGTGAACGGCAACGGGTACACTAACGGAGTCAATGGCAATGGTGCTGTTAACGGCAATGGGTACACCAACGGCGTGAACGGTAATGGAGTTAATGGCAATGGTTACACCAACGGAGTCAATGGCAATGGTGCTGTTAATGGCAAACGGTTACACCAACGGTGTTAA
- the LOC135090416 gene encoding opioid growth factor receptor-like, translated as MVVTETTHRRKHANIPLSLPEYPNAHQSASKKPDHSQSGSQDPNTPQPDPQDNNKELGPEDPSTPKFSPQYPDTPQSGPQERNAPQSGPEDPDTLQSGPQDHNSPQFGSQHPNTPHSDTEVSNAPQSDQQDRDSP; from the exons ATGGTTGTTACAGAAACCACTCACAGGAGGAAGC ACGCTAATATTCCTCTGTCTCTTCCCGAATACCCTAATGCTCATCAGTCTGCTTCCAAAAAGCCTGATCATTCTCAGTCTGGTTCTCAAGACCCTAATACTCCTCAGCCAGACCCTCAAGACAATAATAAAGAGTTGGGCCCCGAAGATCCCAGTACTCCAAAG TTTAGTCCCCAATACCCTGATACTCCGCAATCTGGTCCCCAAGAACGTAATGCTCCTCAGTCTGGTCCTGAGGACCCAGATACTCTTCAGTCTGGTCCCCAAGACCATAATTCTCCTCAGTTTGGTTCCCAGCACCCTAATACTCCTCATTCTGATACTGAGGTCTCTAATGCTCCTCAGTCTGATCAACAAGACCGTGATAGTCCTTAG
- the LOC135090438 gene encoding uncharacterized PE-PGRS family protein PE_PGRS46-like, translating to MRVAACLILPVLLGVCFASRLNGNSHGNGNGNGNGNGFTYGVNRNGNGANGNGRYRNGNGNGVNGNGYTNGNGAVNGNGNGAVNGNGYTNGNGAVNGNGNGAVNGNGNGNGYSYQPPSVPVNLYQTPGSNGNGAINGNGYTNGVNGNGAVNGNGYTNGVNGNGAVNGNGYTNGVNGNGAVNGNGYTNGVNGNGAVNGNGYSNGVNGNGAVNGNGYSNGVNGNGAVNGNGYSNGRVNGNGAVNGNGYSNGRVNGNGAVNGNGYSNGRVNGNGAVNGNGYSNGRVNGNGAVNGNGYSNGRVNGNGYSNGRVNGNGAVNGNGYSNGRVNGNGYSNGRVNGNGAVNGNGYTNGVSGNGVNGNGYTNGVNGNGAVNGNGYTNGVNGNGVNGNGYTNGVNGNGAVDGNGYTNGVNGNGVNGNGYTNGVNGNGAVNGNGAVNGNGNGNGYSYQPPSVPVNLYQTPQG from the exons ATGAGGGTCGCTGCCTGTCTCATCCTCCCAG TTCTTCTCGGGGTCTGCTTCGCTTCAAGACTGAATGGAAACAGTCATGGCAACGGTAATGGCAACGGCAACGGTAACGGCTTCACCTATGGCGTTAACAGAAACGGGAATGGTGCCAACGGCAACGGAAGATACAGAAATGGAAACGGGAACGGTGTGAACGGCAACGGCTATACGAACGGCAATGGTGCTGTGAACGGCAACGGCAACGGTGCTGTCAACGGCAACGGCTACACGAACGGCAACGGTGCTGTGAACGGCAACGGTAACGGTGCTGTTAACGGAAATGGTAACGGCAACGGGTACTCCTACCAGCCCCCTAGTGTACCTGTGAACCTGTACCAGACCCCAGGCAGCAACGGCAACGGTGCTATCAATGGCAACGGGTACACCAACGGTGTCAACGGCAACGGCGCTGTTAACGGAAACGGTTACACCAACGGTGTCAACGGCAACGGCGCTGTTAACGGAAACGGTTACACCAACGGAGTGAACGGCAACGGCGCTGTTAACGGAAACGGTTACACCAACGGTGTCAACGGCAACGGCGCTGTTAACGGAAACGGTTACTCCAACGGTGTCAACGGCAACGGCGCTGTTAACGGAAACGGTTACTCCAACGGTGTCAACGGCAACGGCGCTGTTAACGGAAACGGTTACTCCAACGGCCGCGTCAACGGTAACGGCGCCGTTAATGGAAACGGTTACTCCAACGGCCGCGTCAACGGAAATGGCGCCGTTAACGGAAATGGTTACTCCAATGGCCGCGTGAATGGAAATGGCGCCGTTAACGGAAATGGTTACTCCAATGGCCGCGTCAACGGCAACGGTGCTGTCAACGGTAATGGTTATTCCAACGGTCGCGTCAACGGTAACGGTTACTCCAACGGGCGTGTCAACGGAAACGGTGCTGTGAACGGTAACGGTTACTCAAACGGTCGCGTCAACGGAAACGGTTACTCAAACGGTCGCGTCAACGGCAACGGTGCTGTCAACGGCAATGGTTACACCAATGGAGTCAGCGGTAATGGAGTGAACGGCAACGGGTACACTAACGGAGTCAATGGCAATGGTGCTGTTAACGGCAATGGGTACACCAACGGCGTCAACGGTAATGGAGTTAATGGCAATGGTTACACCAACGGAGTCAATGGCAATGGTGCTGTTGATGGCAACGGTTACACCAACGGTGTTAACGGCAACGGAGTGAACGGAAACGGTTACACTAACGGCGTTAACGGTAATGGCGCAGTCAACGGTAACGGTGCTGTCAACGGCAACGGCAACGGCAACGGGTACTCGTATCAGCCCCCCAGCGTTCCCGTCAACCTGTACCAGACCCCACAAGGCTAA